One genomic window of Sphingobacterium oryzagri includes the following:
- a CDS encoding RagB/SusD family nutrient uptake outer membrane protein — translation MRTSYLLYSFCSILWLTTLSSCEKFLSETPRTSVSDEQLFTTSAGFEQALNGVYVRIGGRSLYGDNLSMGYLSALAKNYNVSSSSHYFFRTTTFNYENSSLINSIWNQAYRSIATLNNILSFIDERRHVFSSNRYAEIKGESLAMRAFLHFDLLRLFGANYQSQPQAISIPYRKTYTLQVKPAQPANEVIAEILADLTEAETLLADDPINSENLNNRRYRLNRYAILALKARIYQYIGDKAEASRYANMVIASNLFSFVENAAISTINPGRKDRLFTTELVFGLRVIDIQNWTDIGDLPYFRYSYGGSDNAELTLNEANFRDLFEAAINPTDFRY, via the coding sequence ATGAGAACAAGCTATTTACTATATTCCTTCTGCAGTATCTTATGGCTAACAACGCTCAGCAGTTGCGAAAAATTTCTTTCAGAAACCCCGAGAACCAGCGTCTCTGACGAGCAACTTTTTACGACATCAGCAGGCTTTGAACAAGCCCTGAATGGCGTATATGTCCGCATAGGTGGGAGATCATTATACGGTGACAATCTTTCTATGGGCTACTTAAGTGCTCTGGCAAAAAACTATAACGTTTCGTCCTCCTCACATTATTTCTTTCGGACGACTACGTTTAACTATGAAAACTCATCGTTAATCAACAGTATCTGGAATCAGGCCTATCGTTCGATTGCCACATTAAACAATATCCTATCGTTCATCGACGAGCGTCGCCATGTATTCAGCAGCAATCGCTATGCAGAAATCAAAGGCGAATCATTAGCCATGCGTGCATTTTTACATTTTGATCTGCTTCGTCTCTTTGGCGCCAACTATCAAAGTCAGCCTCAGGCTATTTCCATACCTTACAGAAAGACTTACACGTTGCAGGTCAAACCTGCACAACCTGCAAATGAAGTGATCGCCGAGATATTAGCTGACCTTACAGAAGCTGAAACATTGTTAGCAGACGACCCTATCAACAGTGAAAATTTAAACAATAGACGTTATCGATTAAATCGATACGCCATTTTAGCATTGAAAGCCCGTATTTACCAGTACATTGGCGACAAAGCCGAAGCATCCCGCTATGCCAACATGGTGATCGCGAGCAATCTTTTTTCTTTTGTTGAAAACGCGGCGATATCCACCATCAATCCGGGACGAAAGGATCGGCTTTTTACGACGGAACTTGTCTTCGGGTTACGTGTGATTGACATCCAAAACTGGACGGATATTGGTGATTTACCATATTTTCGATATTCATATGGTGGTAGCGACAATGCCGAGTTAACACTTAACGAAGCAAACTTTCGCGATCTTTTTGAGGCTGCGATCAATCCAACAGATTTCCGCTACTAA
- a CDS encoding RagB/SusD family nutrient uptake outer membrane protein produces the protein MDPADNNNFSIRYPSKYWQTWVSDVGETNADRLDQTVPLIRISEMYYILADGANTITEALGYLNTVRQHRGITNLLTTSSINSTNLLLAEITKEYRKEFYAEGQTFFWYKLQNSPTMLFYNGVVRPENYIFPIPLAEVEYNPTY, from the coding sequence GTGGACCCAGCAGATAATAACAATTTCAGCATACGTTATCCCTCCAAATATTGGCAAACGTGGGTCTCTGACGTCGGTGAAACGAACGCTGATCGTCTGGATCAAACTGTACCGCTGATCCGCATCAGCGAAATGTACTATATTTTGGCAGACGGCGCCAATACCATCACCGAAGCGCTGGGCTACCTCAATACCGTAAGGCAACATCGGGGAATCACGAACTTGCTTACTACAAGCTCCATAAACAGTACAAATCTCTTATTGGCCGAGATTACGAAAGAGTATCGAAAAGAATTTTATGCCGAGGGGCAAACGTTTTTCTGGTACAAATTGCAAAATTCACCTACCATGCTATTTTACAACGGTGTGGTCAGACCGGAAAACTACATCTTTCCCATTCCGCTAGCAGAAGTGGAATATAATCCCACGTACTAA
- a CDS encoding DUF4843 domain-containing protein, which translates to MKKILVIAVTLFLFFGCSKNEHLLYTEKRALSFANRSPLTTGDSLVYSFVSNAVQGNRDTLYLPLRLTGDLLTQELPFSLEVAPGSTAQEHVHYEFTPTIFPADTATHNYPIILLRTPELVTETRTLNLSIVANDNFDVGPLSNETAVVRGVVSRRSYETVKLQLTDRLVRPSWWGFAENYYYGSYSEVRYRFMIETCGITDFSYLTLSFPLIINYIALLQSAAIEYERVNGQPLRDENGAIISF; encoded by the coding sequence ATGAAAAAAATACTTGTAATAGCAGTCACCCTGTTCCTATTTTTTGGTTGCTCCAAAAATGAGCATCTTCTATATACAGAGAAAAGAGCGTTATCTTTTGCCAACAGAAGCCCGCTAACAACAGGCGATTCACTCGTATACTCCTTTGTCTCCAATGCGGTGCAAGGCAATCGCGACACATTGTACTTACCACTCAGGCTGACGGGCGATTTATTGACTCAGGAATTACCTTTTAGCCTTGAAGTCGCACCGGGCAGCACTGCACAAGAGCATGTACATTATGAGTTTACACCGACCATTTTTCCAGCAGACACTGCGACTCATAACTATCCAATCATCCTTTTGCGCACGCCAGAGCTCGTAACGGAAACCCGAACGCTAAACCTAAGCATCGTCGCCAACGACAATTTTGACGTTGGCCCCCTGTCTAACGAAACTGCCGTCGTACGAGGTGTCGTATCGAGGCGAAGCTATGAAACAGTAAAACTGCAACTCACTGACCGCCTAGTGAGGCCCTCTTGGTGGGGCTTCGCAGAAAATTATTATTATGGCTCATATAGTGAAGTGCGTTATCGATTTATGATTGAAACCTGCGGCATTACCGACTTTTCTTACCTCACATTGAGTTTTCCTTTAATAATAAATTACATCGCTTTGTTGCAAAGCGCCGCCATAGAATATGAACGTGTCAACGGGCAGCCTTTACGCGATGAAAACGGTGCTATTATATCTTTTTAA
- a CDS encoding PKD-like family lipoprotein, with amino-acid sequence MKAIKISIISCLILLSGCYKDNNNYTVNPINEVRITTSADAYAVQQLSTLSIRPQLSYSLDSTDSYSYEWKIFTPNSSAVVPYSEILATTKDLNEIIYSPAREYNLIYTVINNRTGVRYFKEMRLTVNSGFYEGLVVAYNNGNQGELGFIRADNEVALNLMQAINDGPTDAPILRTNTLIVGSIGLLNLTTRNNHYQIDVNEFRVLRDKSTLFSSPINQFSGGFLGANKLSFFDVPSDIYYITNGHVYADMGIDFAGAMANMYSQSFYYTGGDYNLFPFIFDGSGGTPIYFYDNLSKRLLQATYNGRSLSNVTRKTADVYDPGTINKTAVAAMAGYGSTAYFIMHDESSRYYVYTMSRNTTATANNILEVNLSAVPQFANARIFDSRDDQRLIYYAVGNQLYMYNLTNNSASVVLSFSGNEQIADIQVYRPKLWQNSTYADANRRLYVATNNGQTGKVYQYRLEENGSVHATPDNEYTGFGAIVNIDYRNPNE; translated from the coding sequence ATGAAAGCCATTAAAATATCCATCATTAGCTGCCTGATACTGCTATCGGGTTGCTACAAAGACAATAATAACTACACTGTAAACCCTATTAATGAAGTAAGGATTACAACTTCGGCCGACGCCTACGCTGTGCAACAATTATCGACGCTATCCATCCGTCCGCAACTCTCCTACAGTCTTGACAGTACGGACAGTTATTCCTACGAATGGAAAATTTTTACACCGAATAGCAGCGCTGTCGTTCCTTACAGCGAAATTTTGGCCACGACCAAAGATTTAAACGAAATTATTTACAGTCCTGCACGCGAATACAATTTAATCTACACGGTTATAAACAACCGCACCGGGGTTCGCTATTTTAAGGAAATGCGCCTAACCGTCAACTCCGGGTTTTATGAAGGCCTAGTGGTAGCATACAACAATGGAAACCAAGGCGAACTAGGCTTTATACGCGCAGATAACGAGGTTGCCCTGAACCTGATGCAAGCAATAAACGACGGACCGACTGACGCGCCTATTCTTCGCACCAATACGCTTATCGTTGGCTCGATAGGTCTGCTCAACTTGACGACAAGAAACAACCATTATCAAATTGATGTGAATGAATTTAGGGTGTTGCGCGATAAATCAACCTTATTTTCCAGCCCGATCAATCAGTTTTCCGGTGGATTTCTTGGTGCTAACAAATTGAGCTTTTTTGATGTACCTTCCGATATTTACTACATTACAAATGGGCATGTGTATGCCGACATGGGTATCGATTTTGCCGGCGCGATGGCTAATATGTACTCGCAATCGTTCTATTATACCGGTGGTGATTATAATTTATTTCCATTTATTTTCGATGGTTCAGGGGGAACTCCAATTTATTTCTATGACAACCTCAGCAAACGCCTATTACAAGCAACGTATAACGGCCGTTCGCTATCTAACGTCACACGCAAAACAGCGGATGTGTACGATCCGGGCACGATCAACAAGACCGCGGTAGCCGCCATGGCAGGCTATGGCAGCACAGCCTATTTTATTATGCACGATGAAAGTAGTCGCTATTACGTTTATACGATGTCGCGCAACACAACAGCTACGGCAAACAATATACTGGAAGTAAACTTAAGCGCTGTGCCTCAATTTGCCAACGCGAGGATTTTTGATTCCCGAGATGATCAACGCTTGATTTATTACGCCGTGGGCAACCAATTGTATATGTACAACCTCACCAACAATTCGGCCTCCGTCGTACTGTCGTTTAGCGGCAACGAACAAATTGCAGACATCCAAGTGTATCGGCCCAAATTATGGCAAAACAGCACCTATGCTGATGCAAACAGACGGTTGTATGTTGCGACCAACAATGGCCAAACGGGCAAAGTTTATCAATATAGACTGGAAGAAAATGGCAGCGTGCATGCTACACCGGATAATGAATACACCGGATTCGGAGCGATTGTCAATATCGACTACCGCAATCCGAATGAATAA